The following coding sequences are from one Sander lucioperca isolate FBNREF2018 chromosome 2, SLUC_FBN_1.2, whole genome shotgun sequence window:
- the prnpb gene encoding prion protein b isoform X2, whose amino-acid sequence MKLTGIALLCLSLLLVHIHFSLAKKKGGFGLFKKTSKTSNLDTKSKGGILKQPKKPEQGGYPQQPGRPAGYPYQGSYPQQPGGYPYQGGYPQQPGYPAGGYPAQGYPYGGGYGGYGGHGSYGGYGSHAGYGGGYMNYNPNNKVLSPRYGGSFGYGGHGAGVGSPFSHSVQSMGMYPSDKSRGFGRSAVMAAAGGAMAGMALGYGLGRFPRPPFHFHSPQEEYYYNHYMYRKYGTKSTDSNDYSRDYIYSKPSETYDSYMDSCMKRTDILPAANQKPNNKPAVTTTTTITTTSATTTTTAAPDSGISSNTTESNSTAAKNSTTESSTPLPLNEPEANPVPPASQVLRKAATDNDNDDTVSIVEIGYPALIEQMKARRCVELYMVYSEKYLKKRTAPSTTGGVQGLEMGLQGLLAVIISTTLMLLNSNMLILLSCGLY is encoded by the exons ATGAAGCTGACTGGAATAGCTCTGTTGTGTCTCTCCCTTCTTTTGGTTCATATACATTTTTCCTTGGCCAAGAAAAAAGGAGGGTTTGGTCTCTTTAAGAAGACCTCCAAAACCAGTAATCTGGACACTAAGTCTAAGGGTGGAATCCTCAAACAGCCTAAAAAACCTGAACAAGGAGGCTACCCTCAGCAACCAGGCCGACCAGCAGGTTACCCCTACCAAGGAAGTTACCCCCAGCA ACCAGGGGGTTACCCCTACCAAGGAGGTTACCCCCAGCAGCCAGGATACCCAGCTGGAGGTTACCCAGCACAGGGCTACCCATATGGAGGAGGTTATGGCGGTTATGGTGGTCATGGCAGTTACGGTGGTTATGGCAGTCATGCTGGTTATGGAGGTGGATACATGAACTACAACCCAAACAACAAAGTCCTGAGCCCTCGCTATGGGGGCAGCTTTGGATATGGGGGCCATGGTGCTGGGGTCGGCTCTCCCTTTTCCCACTCAGTTCAGTCGATGGGCATGTATCCCTCTGATAAATCCAGAGGGTTTGGACGCAGTGCAGTGATGGCAGCAGCTGGAGGGGCTATGGCAGGGATGGCCCTGGGCTACGGGCTAGGAAGGTTCCCCCGTCCTCCCTTCCACTTCCACAGCCCCCAAGAGGAGTATTACTACAATCACTACATGTACAGGAAATATGGTACCAAGTCTACTGATAGCAATGACTACAGCAGAGACTACATCTACAGCAAACCCTCTGAAACCTATGACAGCTACATGGACTCCTGCATGAAGAGAACCGACATTCTGCCTGCGGCTAATCAAAAGCCAAACAACAAACCAGCTGTTACCACCACAACTACGATTACAACTACTTCTGCAACTACCACAACCACTGCTGCCCCAGACTCTGGCATTAGCAGCAACACAACAGAGAGCAACAGCACTGCAGCAAAAAACTCAACGACCGAATCTTCAACTCCACTCCCTCTAAATGAGCCTGAAGCCAATCCAGTGCCTCCAGCTTCACAGGTTCTCAGAAAAGCTGCTactgataatgataatgatgataCAGTTAGCATTGTGGAGATCGGCTACCCGGCACTGATTGAGCAGATGAAGGCCAGGAGGTGTGTTGAGCTGTACATGGTCTACTCTGAAAAGTACTTGAAGAAAAGGACGGCGCCCAGCACCACTGGTGGGGTGCAGGGACTGGAAATGGGCTTGCAAGGGCTTTTAGCTGTGATCATCAGTACGACACTGATGCTACTGAACAGCAACATGCTAATACTGCTGAGCTGTGGCCTTTATTAG
- the prnpb gene encoding prion protein b isoform X1: MKLTGIALLCLSLLLVHIHFSLAKKKGGFGLFKKTSKTSNLDTKSKGGILKQPKKPEQGGYPQQPGRPAGYPYQGSYPQQPEGYPQQPGRPGGYPYQGGYPQQPGYPAGGYPAQGYPYGGGYGGYGGHGSYGGYGSHAGYGGGYMNYNPNNKVLSPRYGGSFGYGGHGAGVGSPFSHSVQSMGMYPSDKSRGFGRSAVMAAAGGAMAGMALGYGLGRFPRPPFHFHSPQEEYYYNHYMYRKYGTKSTDSNDYSRDYIYSKPSETYDSYMDSCMKRTDILPAANQKPNNKPAVTTTTTITTTSATTTTTAAPDSGISSNTTESNSTAAKNSTTESSTPLPLNEPEANPVPPASQVLRKAATDNDNDDTVSIVEIGYPALIEQMKARRCVELYMVYSEKYLKKRTAPSTTGGVQGLEMGLQGLLAVIISTTLMLLNSNMLILLSCGLY; encoded by the coding sequence ATGAAGCTGACTGGAATAGCTCTGTTGTGTCTCTCCCTTCTTTTGGTTCATATACATTTTTCCTTGGCCAAGAAAAAAGGAGGGTTTGGTCTCTTTAAGAAGACCTCCAAAACCAGTAATCTGGACACTAAGTCTAAGGGTGGAATCCTCAAACAGCCTAAAAAACCTGAACAAGGAGGCTACCCTCAGCAACCAGGCCGACCAGCAGGTTACCCCTACCAAGGAAGTTACCCCCAGCAACCAGAGGGTTACCCCCAGCAACCAGGCCGACCAGGGGGTTACCCCTACCAAGGAGGTTACCCCCAGCAGCCAGGATACCCAGCTGGAGGTTACCCAGCACAGGGCTACCCATATGGAGGAGGTTATGGCGGTTATGGTGGTCATGGCAGTTACGGTGGTTATGGCAGTCATGCTGGTTATGGAGGTGGATACATGAACTACAACCCAAACAACAAAGTCCTGAGCCCTCGCTATGGGGGCAGCTTTGGATATGGGGGCCATGGTGCTGGGGTCGGCTCTCCCTTTTCCCACTCAGTTCAGTCGATGGGCATGTATCCCTCTGATAAATCCAGAGGGTTTGGACGCAGTGCAGTGATGGCAGCAGCTGGAGGGGCTATGGCAGGGATGGCCCTGGGCTACGGGCTAGGAAGGTTCCCCCGTCCTCCCTTCCACTTCCACAGCCCCCAAGAGGAGTATTACTACAATCACTACATGTACAGGAAATATGGTACCAAGTCTACTGATAGCAATGACTACAGCAGAGACTACATCTACAGCAAACCCTCTGAAACCTATGACAGCTACATGGACTCCTGCATGAAGAGAACCGACATTCTGCCTGCGGCTAATCAAAAGCCAAACAACAAACCAGCTGTTACCACCACAACTACGATTACAACTACTTCTGCAACTACCACAACCACTGCTGCCCCAGACTCTGGCATTAGCAGCAACACAACAGAGAGCAACAGCACTGCAGCAAAAAACTCAACGACCGAATCTTCAACTCCACTCCCTCTAAATGAGCCTGAAGCCAATCCAGTGCCTCCAGCTTCACAGGTTCTCAGAAAAGCTGCTactgataatgataatgatgataCAGTTAGCATTGTGGAGATCGGCTACCCGGCACTGATTGAGCAGATGAAGGCCAGGAGGTGTGTTGAGCTGTACATGGTCTACTCTGAAAAGTACTTGAAGAAAAGGACGGCGCCCAGCACCACTGGTGGGGTGCAGGGACTGGAAATGGGCTTGCAAGGGCTTTTAGCTGTGATCATCAGTACGACACTGATGCTACTGAACAGCAACATGCTAATACTGCTGAGCTGTGGCCTTTATTAG